The Psychrosphaera ytuae genome includes a region encoding these proteins:
- a CDS encoding MerR family transcriptional regulator, translating to MTVTRQPSIKPQAEPTQTFTIGELAKEFDITTRSIRFYEGEGLLSPERSGQNRIYSPKDRTRLKLILRGKRLGFSLQETKTIFELYDNEDTEEKQLKIMLELIKEKKQKLEQQQKDIADVLTDLAELELGCRESLDNL from the coding sequence ATGACCGTGACACGACAACCGTCAATCAAACCTCAGGCCGAGCCTACGCAGACATTCACGATTGGTGAGTTAGCAAAAGAGTTTGATATCACGACCCGAAGTATTCGTTTTTATGAAGGTGAAGGCCTATTGAGCCCGGAGCGTTCTGGTCAAAACCGAATTTATTCGCCGAAAGACAGAACTCGCCTAAAGTTAATCTTACGCGGTAAACGTTTGGGGTTTTCGCTTCAAGAAACCAAAACCATTTTCGAGCTATACGACAATGAAGATACAGAAGAAAAACAATTAAAAATAATGCTTGAGCTCATCAAAGAAAAAAAGCAAAAGCTCGAGCAACAACAAAAAGACATCGCTGACGTTTTGACAGACTTAGCCGAATTAGAGTTAGGCTGTCGAGAGTCGTTAGACAATTTATAA
- a CDS encoding isovaleryl-CoA dehydrogenase produces MISSFSSLNFNLGETVDMIRDTVNAFARDEIAPRAEQIDIDNEFPSDLWRKFGDLGLLGMTVEEEYGGSGMGYLEHVVAMQEISRASASVGLSYGAMSNLCLNQLRKNGSHEQKLKYLPKLCTGEHVGALAMSEPNAGSDVVSMKLRADKKGDKYILNGNKMWITNGPDADVYVIYAKTDVNAGSKGITAFIVERDFPGFSRHQKLDKLGMRGSNTCELVFEDCEVPAENILGEEHKGVRVLMSGLDYERVVLTGGPLGIMDACMDVVVPYIHDRKQFGQSIGEFQLVQGKIADMYTQMNAAKAYTYAVAQACDRGETTRKDAAAVILYGAELATKMSLDAIQLLGGNGYINEFPTGRLLRDAKLYEIGAGTSEIRRMLIGRELFSESK; encoded by the coding sequence ATGATCAGTTCATTTTCTTCACTTAACTTTAACCTCGGCGAAACCGTCGACATGATCCGTGATACCGTTAACGCGTTTGCCCGTGACGAAATTGCCCCACGTGCAGAGCAAATCGATATCGACAACGAATTTCCTAGTGACCTTTGGCGCAAGTTTGGTGATTTAGGTCTATTGGGCATGACCGTTGAAGAAGAATACGGTGGCTCAGGCATGGGTTATTTAGAACACGTGGTAGCAATGCAAGAGATCAGCCGCGCATCAGCTTCTGTTGGCCTAAGCTACGGCGCTATGTCTAACCTTTGTCTTAACCAACTACGCAAAAACGGCAGCCACGAACAAAAACTAAAATACCTTCCTAAGTTATGTACTGGTGAGCACGTTGGCGCGCTGGCAATGTCAGAGCCTAATGCAGGTTCAGACGTAGTAAGCATGAAGCTACGTGCCGACAAAAAAGGCGATAAATACATCCTAAACGGCAACAAAATGTGGATCACCAATGGTCCAGATGCCGACGTTTATGTCATTTACGCAAAAACCGACGTAAACGCCGGTTCTAAAGGTATTACAGCCTTTATCGTTGAGCGTGACTTCCCAGGTTTCTCTCGTCACCAAAAACTAGATAAGTTAGGTATGCGCGGCTCAAACACTTGTGAATTAGTGTTTGAAGACTGTGAAGTTCCAGCAGAAAACATCCTTGGTGAAGAGCATAAAGGCGTACGCGTACTAATGTCTGGCTTAGATTACGAGCGCGTTGTTCTTACTGGTGGTCCATTAGGCATTATGGATGCGTGTATGGACGTTGTTGTGCCTTACATTCACGACCGTAAGCAATTTGGTCAATCAATTGGTGAGTTCCAATTGGTACAAGGCAAAATCGCCGACATGTACACTCAAATGAATGCAGCTAAAGCCTATACCTATGCAGTTGCTCAAGCTTGTGATCGCGGTGAAACAACTCGTAAAGACGCGGCTGCTGTGATTCTTTACGGTGCCGAGTTAGCGACTAAAATGTCTCTTGATGCTATTCAATTATTGGGTGGTAATGGTTACATCAACGAATTCCCAACGGGACGTTTATTACGTGATGCCAAATTATATGAAATTGGCGCCGGCACTTCAGAGATTCGCCGCATGTTAATTGGCCGTGAGTTATTCTCAGAGTCTAAGTAA